A window of Lytechinus variegatus isolate NC3 chromosome 15, Lvar_3.0, whole genome shotgun sequence contains these coding sequences:
- the LOC121429009 gene encoding kinetochore-associated protein DSN1 homolog: MVGAPDFKMDVSVAMSRSERKRKADDDSTAGMSTIKKHQKRQKRRSSFMRSRSRKSLPPVNIESSEIHQKISTDLPEEKRLEQLQQSSFEYTIQKLIAEIPLFQSDDELHCKMRKAFEDTLADVAKSGILTHACKKNSLEPNPANLEMKEVLIKMQSHIRRLSDEGDKWESLLQDHAQSTRDAEKIAASASEPQTVSKVPETLTIQQRRLLADLPDLEGIAAWAKTSAEETALQIAKVHQTVKQMMKFKDSMEDYLQHELEVFAVDSFDGYQDITDPRKLLSKAGTNTQECQA, from the exons ATGGTAGGCGCGCCAGATTTCAAAATGGACGTCTCTGTGGCCATGTCGCG GTCTGAAAGAAAACGAAAAGCAGACGATGACAGTACTGCG GGCATGTCGACAATAAAAAAGCACCAGAAGAGACAGAAGCGGCGCTCCAGTTTCATGAGATCACGTTCACGGAAGTCTTTGCCCCCAGTCAATATAGAAAGTTCCG AAATCCATCAAAAGATATCAACAGACCTTCCAGAAGAAAAGAGACTAGAGCAATTACAGCAGTCAAGTTTTGAG TACACCATACAAAAGCTTATAGCTGAGATACCGCTCTTTCAGTCAGACGATGAGCTCCATTGTAAAA TGAGGAAAGCCTTTGAGGACACCTTAGCTGATGTTGCCAAGTCTGGCATCCTAACCCACGCCTGCAAGAAAAATAG TTTGGAGCCGAATCCCGCCAACCTGGAAATGAAGGAAGTCTTGATCAAGATGCAGTCCCACATCAGAAGGTTATCAGACGAAGGAGACAAGTGGGAGAGTTTACTCCAGGATCACGCTCAGTCGACCCGTGATGCTGAAAA GATTGCTGCATCAGCTTCAGAACCTCAAACAGTGTCCAAGGTTCCTGAGACCTTGACCATTCAGCAGAGGAGGCTACTTGCTGACCTACCAGACCTTGAGGGAATAGCAGCATGGGCCAAGACTTCAGCTGAGGAAACAGCCCTCCAG attgctAAAGTTCACCAGACAGTCAAACAGATGATGAAGTTCAAAGATTCCATGGAGGATTACCTTCAACATGAGCTTGAGGTTTTTG CTGTTGATTCCTTCGATGGCTACCAAGACATCACAGATCCTAGGAAGTTGCTCTCAAAGGCTGGAACCAATACTCAAGAATGTCAAGCCTAA